A region from the Paenibacillus humicola genome encodes:
- a CDS encoding gamma-glutamyltransferase family protein, producing MKYDALLNPYPSQRMTTYARKGMVSTTQPLAAEAGLTMLKKGGNAIDAAIAAAACLTVVEPNSNSIGGDSFALVWTDGKLHGLNASGPSPAAISLDYFQENGYKSIPGYGVLPVTVPGTPASWAALSERFGRLPLPEVLQPAIEYAEAGFPVSPTIGKYWALGFENISAQKGEAFAPWLETFAPGGQAPRAGEMWRSPGHAATLRSIAETNAESFYRGPLAEQIDAFYRKHGGFLRKEDLAAYKPEWVEPIHVPFQGYDIWEIPPNGQGLIALIALNILKELDFDAKDTVETYHKQIEAVKLAFADGLAYITDPGSMNVTVEQLLSEHYAAERRSLIGDQALMPAPGEPQNSGTVYLAAADEEGNMVSFIQSHAGDFGSAIVIPGTGICMQNRGTGFSLDPAHPNALAPGKKTYHTIIPGFITKDGLPVGPFGVMCGSIQPQAHVQIVLNAIRFHLNPQAALDAPRWRWLRGKTIEVEPQFPDAIAQALARKGHIVQRALDSGMFGRGQIIWRDNDSGVLAGGTEPRADGGLACW from the coding sequence ATGAAATACGACGCTTTGCTGAATCCGTACCCTTCCCAGCGCATGACGACCTATGCCCGCAAGGGAATGGTTTCCACGACGCAGCCGCTTGCGGCCGAGGCAGGCCTTACGATGCTGAAAAAAGGCGGGAATGCAATCGATGCCGCGATTGCGGCGGCGGCATGCCTCACGGTCGTCGAGCCGAACTCCAACAGCATCGGCGGCGATTCTTTCGCCCTGGTATGGACGGACGGCAAGCTGCACGGGCTGAACGCGAGCGGGCCTTCGCCGGCGGCGATCAGCCTCGATTATTTTCAGGAAAACGGTTACAAGTCGATCCCGGGCTACGGCGTCCTGCCGGTTACGGTACCGGGCACGCCAGCCTCTTGGGCGGCGCTGTCCGAACGATTCGGCCGCCTGCCCTTGCCTGAAGTGCTGCAGCCGGCCATCGAATACGCCGAAGCCGGTTTTCCGGTTTCGCCGACGATCGGCAAATATTGGGCGCTTGGCTTCGAGAATATCTCGGCGCAGAAGGGAGAAGCTTTCGCGCCTTGGCTCGAAACTTTCGCTCCCGGCGGACAGGCGCCGCGAGCCGGGGAAATGTGGCGTTCGCCCGGGCATGCCGCGACGCTCCGGTCCATTGCGGAGACGAACGCCGAATCGTTTTACCGCGGTCCGCTTGCGGAGCAAATCGATGCGTTTTACCGGAAGCACGGAGGATTTTTACGGAAGGAAGACCTCGCCGCCTATAAGCCGGAATGGGTGGAACCGATCCATGTCCCGTTTCAAGGCTATGACATTTGGGAAATCCCGCCGAACGGCCAGGGCCTGATCGCCTTGATCGCGCTGAATATATTGAAGGAACTCGATTTTGACGCCAAAGATACGGTGGAGACCTATCACAAGCAGATTGAAGCGGTCAAGCTGGCTTTTGCCGACGGCTTGGCTTATATTACCGATCCGGGCAGCATGAACGTGACGGTGGAGCAGCTGCTGTCGGAGCATTATGCGGCGGAGCGAAGAAGCCTGATCGGAGATCAGGCGCTGATGCCGGCGCCGGGGGAGCCGCAGAACAGCGGCACGGTTTATTTGGCGGCAGCCGACGAGGAAGGCAACATGGTGTCGTTCATTCAAAGCCATGCCGGCGATTTCGGCTCGGCCATCGTCATTCCGGGCACCGGCATTTGCATGCAGAACCGGGGAACGGGCTTCTCGCTCGATCCGGCGCATCCGAACGCGCTTGCCCCCGGCAAAAAAACGTACCATACGATCATTCCCGGATTTATCACCAAGGACGGCCTGCCCGTCGGTCCGTTCGGCGTTATGTGCGGCTCGATTCAACCGCAGGCGCATGTGCAAATCGTGCTGAACGCGATCCGGTTTCACCTGAATCCGCAGGCCGCGCTCGATGCCCCAAGGTGGCGGTGGTTGAGAGGCAAGACGATCGAGGTCGAACCGCAGTTCCCGGACGCGATCGCCCAAGCCCTCGCGCGAAAAGGGCATATCGTGCAGCGGGCGCTCGATTCCGGTATGTTCGGACGCGGACAAATCATTTGGCGGGACAACGATTCCGGGGTGCTGGCCGGCGGAACCGAGCCCCGGGCGGACGGGGGTCTGGCCTGCTGGTAG
- a CDS encoding ABC transporter substrate-binding protein, which produces MSSKRLGMVTGSVALAALLLQACSGGSGGSGGGADTGESAGGGNAVSGKGGEPVTITLLNAQSDGIREKFFGETAIPEFEKENPGIKVEIINTPFEEFDSKMSTLVAGGTPPDVWSHWGHSGFVDYMTRHLTLDLTPYMNDFNNPNISESTMKVYNVDGKQYGIPLSIFPSLVFYNKDLLDKAGVKIPNYKYGDPEWTWDKLIGYAKQVSKDYGKPSAVYGFTWNMGSHMATYSWDWGLDIFQDGYKTGFLDKADLTDPKFESAVKWYQDLILKDKITPTTAISDSLTKTGDPMLTGKVAFDLDGGWQLAGFKDQQFNFGVLPMPLGPAGTSTPFTYIDPLMISSKSKHPDAAWKFVKFMTSPDMQLKWATMTGYPPADSKAYQEWLKQFGSQVDLTYLTQVIQDSIAHGKESPNHLIAGYADITSLMKNEQQQIFTNGADPAKVLPEINEKFNKLLQQIKEKAGAGT; this is translated from the coding sequence ATGTCTAGCAAACGGCTTGGAATGGTAACGGGCTCCGTCGCGCTGGCGGCGCTTTTGCTGCAGGCCTGCAGCGGAGGGAGCGGAGGAAGCGGCGGCGGTGCGGATACGGGCGAATCGGCCGGGGGCGGCAATGCGGTTTCCGGCAAGGGAGGCGAGCCGGTAACGATCACGCTGCTTAACGCTCAATCCGACGGAATCCGGGAGAAGTTTTTCGGCGAGACGGCCATCCCGGAGTTCGAGAAGGAAAATCCGGGCATTAAAGTGGAAATCATTAATACGCCTTTCGAAGAATTCGATTCCAAAATGTCGACGCTGGTCGCCGGCGGCACGCCGCCCGACGTCTGGAGCCACTGGGGCCACAGCGGGTTCGTCGATTATATGACGCGCCACCTGACACTCGATCTGACCCCGTACATGAACGATTTCAATAATCCCAATATTTCGGAATCGACGATGAAGGTTTATAATGTGGATGGAAAGCAGTACGGCATCCCGTTGTCCATTTTCCCGTCCCTCGTCTTTTACAACAAAGATCTGCTCGATAAAGCCGGCGTGAAAATCCCGAATTACAAATACGGCGATCCGGAATGGACCTGGGATAAGCTGATCGGCTACGCCAAGCAGGTGTCCAAGGATTACGGCAAGCCGAGCGCCGTGTACGGTTTTACCTGGAATATGGGCTCCCACATGGCGACCTACAGCTGGGACTGGGGGCTGGATATTTTTCAGGACGGGTACAAAACCGGATTTCTGGACAAGGCGGATTTGACGGATCCGAAATTCGAAAGCGCGGTGAAATGGTACCAGGATTTGATTTTGAAGGATAAAATTACGCCGACGACGGCAATCAGCGACTCACTCACCAAAACAGGCGATCCGATGCTGACGGGTAAAGTGGCGTTCGATTTGGACGGCGGCTGGCAGCTGGCCGGCTTCAAGGACCAGCAGTTCAATTTCGGCGTGCTTCCGATGCCGCTTGGACCCGCGGGCACTTCCACGCCGTTCACTTATATCGATCCGCTCATGATTTCTTCGAAATCCAAGCATCCGGATGCGGCGTGGAAGTTCGTGAAATTCATGACCTCGCCGGACATGCAGCTGAAATGGGCGACGATGACGGGCTACCCGCCGGCCGATTCGAAGGCGTACCAGGAGTGGCTGAAGCAGTTCGGCAGCCAGGTCGATTTGACGTACTTGACGCAGGTGATCCAGGATTCCATCGCGCACGGCAAGGAGTCGCCGAACCATTTGATCGCCGGGTATGCGGATATTACGTCGCTGATGAAAAACGAACAGCAGCAAATATTTACAAACGGTGCGGACCCGGCCAAAGTGCTCCCGGAGATCAACGAGAAGTTCAACAAGCTGCTGCAGCAGATCAAGGAGAAGGCCGGCGCCGGAACGTAA
- a CDS encoding carbohydrate ABC transporter permease has product MSVGYKAGNAEFRTVYGSRKLQDRTLGALVWIVVVCICLLMILPLFIMLSTALKTKQEMFVYPPTWIPTRIIWHNFVDAMKSRPFGHYFSNTALFSVFGTLGEVLVSSFVAFGFSRYRGKGRNVMFMILLSTLMIPYPVIMIPQFVLFKTLGWTDSYLPLLVPSFFGSAYIIFLLRQFFMTLPGDLLEAARLDGCGEFRAYWNIALPLCKSALASAAIFGFMFRWNEYLQPLIYLNTDTKFTVSIALASFRSMYSVVPWNLLMAASLVALLPPILVFFFAQKYFVQGIVVSGLK; this is encoded by the coding sequence ATGAGCGTTGGATACAAGGCGGGCAACGCGGAATTCCGGACCGTGTACGGCTCGAGAAAATTACAGGACCGAACGCTCGGCGCTTTGGTATGGATCGTTGTCGTGTGCATTTGTCTGCTCATGATTTTGCCGCTCTTCATCATGCTCAGCACCGCGCTCAAAACGAAGCAGGAAATGTTCGTGTACCCGCCGACATGGATTCCGACCCGGATCATTTGGCACAATTTCGTCGATGCGATGAAATCCCGGCCGTTCGGACATTATTTCAGCAACACGGCGCTGTTCTCCGTCTTCGGCACGCTCGGGGAAGTGCTCGTATCATCCTTCGTCGCCTTCGGCTTCTCGCGTTACAGGGGGAAGGGGCGGAACGTCATGTTCATGATCCTGCTCTCCACGCTCATGATCCCGTACCCGGTCATCATGATTCCGCAGTTCGTGCTGTTCAAGACGCTCGGGTGGACCGATTCGTACCTGCCGCTCCTGGTCCCTTCCTTTTTCGGCTCCGCCTATATCATCTTTCTGCTGCGGCAGTTTTTCATGACGCTGCCGGGGGACCTGCTGGAAGCGGCAAGGCTGGACGGCTGCGGCGAGTTTCGGGCGTATTGGAACATTGCGCTGCCCCTATGCAAATCAGCGCTTGCCAGTGCGGCGATTTTCGGCTTCATGTTCCGGTGGAACGAGTATTTGCAGCCGCTCATTTATTTGAATACGGACACCAAATTTACCGTCTCCATCGCGCTCGCTTCGTTCCGCTCCATGTATTCCGTCGTTCCGTGGAACTTGCTGATGGCAGCCTCGCTGGTCGCGCTGCTGCCGCCCATTCTGGTGTTTTTCTTCGCGCAAAAATATTTCGTCCAGGGCATTGTCGTCTCCGGGCTGAAATAG
- a CDS encoding carbohydrate ABC transporter permease, giving the protein MRWLRKSEARRETFYLYTFISPWVIGFILFIGGPILVSGYYSLTRYDIANAPVFIGLRNYIDLFQDDLFWKSSRVTLYYTLVGVPLGLFLSLLAALLLNADIRGQRLFRTIVYMPSVVSGVSLSLLWLWLLNPDFGAVNLIIYRLFGVQGPQWLTDEKWVIPSLIMMSLWTMGNHVVIYLAGLKGVPSNLYEAAQIDGASRLQQFWRITVPMISPATLFLLITGVIGSFQVFVQANVMTDGGPNYASYFYVYYLYQQAFHSFNLGYASSMAWILFLFVGVLTWVMMRLSNKWVHYEGGE; this is encoded by the coding sequence ATGAGATGGCTTAGAAAGTCCGAAGCCCGGCGGGAAACGTTCTACCTGTATACGTTTATTTCGCCCTGGGTGATCGGTTTCATTCTCTTTATCGGCGGCCCGATTCTGGTCTCGGGCTATTACAGCTTAACCCGCTACGATATCGCCAATGCGCCCGTCTTTATCGGGCTGCGCAATTATATCGACCTGTTTCAGGACGACCTGTTTTGGAAATCTTCCCGTGTCACCTTATATTACACATTGGTCGGCGTTCCGCTCGGGCTGTTCCTGTCGCTGCTGGCCGCCCTACTGCTGAATGCGGACATTCGGGGACAGCGTCTTTTCCGCACAATCGTTTATATGCCTTCCGTCGTTTCGGGCGTGTCGCTGTCGCTGCTTTGGCTGTGGCTGTTAAATCCCGATTTCGGTGCGGTCAACCTGATCATTTATCGGCTGTTCGGCGTTCAGGGTCCGCAGTGGCTGACGGACGAGAAGTGGGTCATTCCCTCGCTGATCATGATGTCCCTCTGGACGATGGGCAACCATGTCGTCATTTATTTGGCCGGTTTGAAAGGCGTGCCCTCGAACCTGTACGAAGCGGCGCAAATCGACGGGGCTTCCCGGCTGCAGCAGTTTTGGCGGATTACCGTTCCGATGATTTCCCCCGCAACGCTGTTTCTGCTTATCACGGGCGTCATCGGTTCGTTCCAGGTGTTCGTGCAGGCCAACGTCATGACGGACGGCGGGCCGAACTACGCATCGTATTTTTACGTGTATTACCTGTACCAGCAGGCGTTTCACTCATTCAACCTCGGGTATGCTTCCTCCATGGCGTGGATTTTGTTCCTGTTCGTCGGCGTACTTACCTGGGTCATGATGAGGCTGTCGAACAAATGGGTTCATTATGAGGGGGGCGAATAA
- a CDS encoding zinc-dependent alcohol dehydrogenase, whose product MKAIQKQGTGRAAYAELPIPQCGPKDLLLKPLYSGICATDLHVLYHDLGQGDKPFPVVMGHEFSAVVAEVGSEVDGYIEGGTKIEAGHRVTVEPILPCGKCEYCHRGKVNLCPNMSHLGIYENGCYADFVSVPANRVHRLPDNLPDLAGALVEPLACAINFVDKARIQPGNSVVILGGGSIAQLTLQVALASGAGTVIVTDPVAKKRELALKIGAHAAIDPMREDVVSRVRELTGGGADIVIECVGVAATVSQMVQLVHRGGRCVMAGIPTGKIPMDLLDLVFGEIELVGVMATVWQFPRAMRMIELGRVDVRVALDKVVPFSQAIEGLKEAFESSEVGKVVIQHGA is encoded by the coding sequence ATGAAAGCGATTCAAAAGCAAGGAACGGGCAGGGCCGCCTATGCCGAACTGCCTATCCCGCAGTGCGGGCCGAAAGACCTGCTCTTAAAGCCGCTCTATTCCGGCATTTGTGCTACGGATTTGCACGTGCTGTACCACGACCTGGGGCAGGGCGACAAGCCGTTTCCGGTCGTTATGGGCCATGAGTTTTCCGCCGTTGTGGCAGAGGTCGGCAGCGAGGTGGACGGCTACATCGAGGGCGGTACCAAAATCGAAGCCGGGCACCGGGTTACGGTCGAACCGATTTTGCCATGCGGGAAATGCGAATACTGCCACAGGGGAAAGGTGAACCTCTGTCCGAATATGTCTCATCTGGGCATCTATGAAAACGGTTGCTATGCCGATTTCGTCAGCGTGCCCGCAAACCGCGTGCACCGGCTCCCGGACAATTTGCCGGACCTCGCGGGAGCGCTGGTCGAACCGCTCGCCTGCGCGATCAATTTCGTCGATAAGGCCCGGATTCAGCCGGGCAATTCGGTCGTCATTCTCGGCGGAGGGTCGATTGCCCAGCTCACCCTGCAGGTAGCGCTGGCATCGGGAGCGGGAACGGTCATCGTGACGGATCCGGTGGCAAAGAAGCGCGAGCTTGCGCTCAAAATAGGGGCGCACGCGGCAATCGACCCGATGCGCGAGGACGTCGTTAGCCGGGTTCGCGAGCTCACCGGCGGCGGCGCCGATATCGTAATCGAATGCGTCGGCGTTGCCGCTACCGTCTCCCAAATGGTTCAGCTGGTACACCGGGGCGGCAGATGCGTCATGGCGGGCATCCCGACCGGGAAAATCCCGATGGACCTGCTCGACCTGGTGTTCGGCGAAATCGAGCTCGTCGGCGTTATGGCCACGGTTTGGCAATTCCCGCGGGCGATGCGGATGATTGAACTGGGCCGCGTCGACGTTCGGGTGGCACTCGATAAAGTGGTGCCGTTCTCGCAGGCGATTGAAGGGCTGAAGGAAGCGTTTGAGTCCAGCGAAGTCGGGAAAGTGGTCATCCAGCACGGCGCCTGA
- a CDS encoding twin-arginine translocase TatA/TatE family subunit, with product MLQNIGFPGLMMILVVVLIIFGPTKLPELGRAVGRTLHEFKSSAKELVADHKEEEQAGS from the coding sequence ATGCTGCAAAATATCGGGTTTCCCGGATTGATGATGATTTTGGTTGTCGTGCTGATCATTTTCGGCCCGACCAAGCTGCCGGAGCTCGGCCGCGCCGTCGGCCGCACGCTGCACGAGTTCAAATCGTCCGCCAAGGAGCTTGTCGCCGATCATAAAGAGGAAGAGCAGGCGGGCAGCTAA
- a CDS encoding flavin monoamine oxidase family protein encodes MTTVGKMGGTAAVFSMMGTLGLLAPEAVKAADFTPPRSGDLGVSGRGGKSVIILGAGIGGMTAAYELGKAGYNVTILEARDRAGGRNWSIRKGTSSTEIGSSTQVSKFDNGMYLNAGPMRIPQFHVTMDYCREFGVEMEPFDNVNDSAYYYNENVGALSGQKVRKRAAKADMRGYVAEMLAKAVDQQALDLPLTPDDKTLLVNYLRREGDLDADLFYRGSERGGYKDEPGSRLDAGVLRDPFDMKAIINSGFGNYFSNEYTYDMQMMMFHPVGGMDMIAKAFEKRVGKMIRYRSEVKEIRQTGSGVRIVYTDLDKNTDKEITGDYCICTIPLSVLKSIPADFSPDMAKAISSISYASAGKMGLQFKRRFWEEDEQIYGGVSLTNLDITQIYYPPTQYFSKKGVLLAYYVTGAKADTIGKMSYKDREKLALMQGAKIHPQYLDEFEASFSINWKTIKYNLGGWVSYSADDRKTYYPTLCKPDGRIYLAGEHISYITAWQAGAIESARSVVTDIHQRVMKE; translated from the coding sequence TTGACCACCGTTGGAAAAATGGGAGGAACGGCCGCCGTTTTCAGCATGATGGGAACGCTGGGGCTGCTGGCGCCGGAAGCCGTGAAAGCTGCCGATTTTACGCCTCCCCGCAGCGGTGACCTTGGCGTGTCCGGCCGCGGAGGCAAATCGGTCATCATTCTCGGCGCCGGCATCGGCGGCATGACGGCGGCTTACGAGCTCGGAAAGGCCGGCTATAACGTGACGATTCTTGAAGCCAGAGACCGGGCCGGCGGGCGGAACTGGTCGATCCGCAAAGGCACGTCATCGACCGAAATCGGCTCTTCCACGCAGGTGTCGAAGTTCGATAACGGGATGTATTTGAACGCCGGTCCGATGCGCATCCCGCAGTTCCATGTCACGATGGATTACTGCCGCGAATTCGGCGTGGAGATGGAGCCTTTCGATAACGTGAACGACAGCGCCTATTATTACAACGAAAATGTAGGCGCGCTTTCCGGCCAGAAGGTGCGCAAGCGAGCGGCTAAAGCGGATATGCGGGGATACGTCGCGGAAATGCTGGCCAAGGCGGTCGACCAGCAGGCGCTGGATCTCCCGCTTACGCCGGACGACAAGACCCTCCTCGTCAATTATTTGCGCCGGGAGGGAGACCTGGACGCGGATTTGTTTTACCGCGGCTCCGAACGGGGCGGGTACAAGGATGAGCCGGGAAGCCGGCTGGATGCGGGCGTCCTGCGCGACCCGTTCGACATGAAGGCGATCATTAATTCGGGCTTCGGCAATTATTTCAGCAACGAATATACGTACGACATGCAGATGATGATGTTCCATCCCGTCGGCGGCATGGACATGATTGCGAAAGCGTTCGAGAAGCGGGTCGGCAAGATGATCCGCTACCGCTCCGAGGTGAAGGAAATTCGCCAAACCGGCTCGGGCGTCCGGATCGTCTATACCGATCTCGACAAGAACACCGACAAAGAAATCACCGGCGATTACTGCATCTGTACGATTCCGCTGTCGGTGCTGAAGAGCATCCCCGCCGATTTCTCGCCGGACATGGCCAAGGCGATTTCCAGTATCAGCTACGCCTCCGCCGGCAAAATGGGGCTGCAGTTCAAGCGCCGGTTTTGGGAGGAGGACGAACAGATTTACGGCGGCGTGTCGCTGACCAATCTCGACATTACGCAAATCTATTACCCGCCGACGCAATATTTTTCCAAGAAAGGCGTTCTGCTCGCTTATTACGTAACCGGAGCGAAAGCCGACACGATCGGCAAAATGAGTTACAAGGACCGGGAGAAGCTGGCGCTTATGCAGGGGGCCAAAATTCACCCGCAATATTTGGACGAATTCGAGGCTTCCTTCTCGATCAATTGGAAGACGATCAAATATAACCTGGGCGGATGGGTATCGTATTCCGCGGACGACCGCAAAACGTATTACCCGACGCTGTGCAAGCCGGACGGCCGGATTTATTTGGCGGGCGAGCATATCAGCTACATCACGGCCTGGCAGGCCGGAGCCATCGAATCCGCCCGCTCGGTCGTAACGGATATCCATCAGCGCGTCATGAAGGAATAA
- a CDS encoding MerR family transcriptional regulator — MEEKVMYIGTVCELTGLSERQIRYYEERKLIFPNRTKGGVRKYSFEDVANLREINRSLKDGFRTFELRSMLDKRSHGGRKL; from the coding sequence ATGGAGGAAAAGGTCATGTATATCGGGACGGTCTGCGAGCTGACGGGATTGTCGGAACGGCAAATCCGGTATTACGAGGAGCGGAAGCTCATTTTTCCCAACCGGACCAAAGGAGGGGTGCGAAAATATTCGTTCGAGGACGTGGCCAATCTCCGCGAAATCAACCGGAGCCTGAAGGACGGATTCCGGACGTTCGAGCTGAGAAGCATGCTGGACAAACGGTCGCACGGCGGGAGAAAGCTCTAG
- the tatC gene encoding twin-arginine translocase subunit TatC yields MNDQQMSLIQHLAELRKRLIRTIAVLLVTMILGMILSPKVLLYLKSIPPASGIAWNAFSPWDGLRIYMQVAFVFSVGVTLPFTLYQLWGFMKTGLKKEEQDAALRYIPYSVLCFLTGLAFAYFVVFPMSFQFTSRIAHRLELVQTYGIAQYFGFMLGIILPMALAFELPVVVMFLTRIGVLTPKRLSAMRRYAYLFLVVLASLISPPELISHLMVFIPLVALYEISVWLSRAVYRKTKEMSAIEPAVMNG; encoded by the coding sequence ATGAACGACCAACAGATGAGCTTGATCCAACATCTCGCCGAGCTGCGCAAGCGGCTCATACGGACGATTGCCGTGCTGCTCGTCACGATGATCCTGGGCATGATTCTGTCGCCCAAAGTGCTGCTCTATCTCAAAAGCATCCCTCCGGCTTCCGGGATTGCCTGGAACGCTTTCTCGCCGTGGGACGGTCTGCGTATTTATATGCAGGTCGCTTTCGTCTTTTCGGTCGGCGTCACCCTGCCTTTTACCCTCTACCAGCTTTGGGGCTTTATGAAAACGGGACTGAAGAAGGAGGAGCAGGATGCCGCCCTGCGGTATATCCCGTACTCGGTCCTCTGTTTTTTGACGGGACTTGCCTTTGCGTATTTTGTCGTCTTTCCGATGAGCTTCCAATTCACATCCCGGATCGCCCACCGTCTGGAGCTTGTCCAAACGTATGGCATCGCCCAGTATTTCGGCTTTATGCTCGGTATTATCCTGCCGATGGCTCTGGCGTTCGAGCTGCCGGTCGTCGTCATGTTTCTGACCCGAATCGGCGTGCTGACACCGAAACGGCTCAGCGCGATGCGGCGTTACGCGTACCTGTTTCTGGTCGTGCTGGCAAGCTTGATCTCGCCGCCCGAGCTCATCTCCCACCTTATGGTATTTATTCCGCTCGTTGCGCTTTATGAAATCAGCGTCTGGCTGTCCCGCGCCGTCTATCGCAAAACGAAAGAGATGTCGGCGATCGAGCCGGCCGTCATGAACGGTTGA
- a CDS encoding oxidoreductase: MTTEQKPLQSGYGSETTAQEVLAGQDLSGKVAIVTGGSGGIGLETTRSLAGAGATVIVGARDVDKAQEVLAPLKNVEVIRLDLADPSSIDEFAAAFGSFDRALDFLILNAGVSFPPTIKDARGLDTHFATNYLGHFQLTVGLWEALKRSGNARVVTLSSIGHMTGPIDFDDLQFTKRPYDKFVSYGESKTACSLFAVELDKRGREHGVRAFAVHPGAILSGLTRHLSNEELAAWGVIRNEDGTYMSSGGFKTAEQGAATSVWCAVSPMLNGKGGVYCEDVDIAEVVPPESPLQRGVRPWAIDPASAERLWTISEDLLHIPHGQSIPRSRD; the protein is encoded by the coding sequence ATGACGACCGAACAAAAGCCGCTGCAATCGGGATACGGATCCGAAACCACCGCTCAAGAAGTACTGGCTGGACAAGATCTTAGCGGAAAGGTGGCTATCGTTACAGGCGGATCCGGCGGAATCGGGTTGGAAACGACTCGCTCGCTTGCCGGCGCCGGCGCCACCGTCATTGTCGGCGCTCGCGATGTCGATAAAGCGCAGGAAGTGCTCGCTCCGCTAAAAAATGTCGAAGTGATCCGGCTGGACCTTGCGGATCCGTCCTCGATCGACGAGTTCGCCGCCGCCTTTGGGAGTTTCGATCGCGCGCTTGATTTCTTGATTTTGAATGCAGGCGTCAGCTTTCCTCCGACCATTAAAGACGCCCGGGGATTGGATACCCATTTCGCGACAAATTATCTAGGGCATTTTCAACTGACGGTAGGCTTATGGGAAGCGCTGAAGCGCTCGGGGAACGCTCGAGTGGTCACACTTTCATCTATCGGCCATATGACAGGACCGATCGATTTTGATGATCTGCAATTCACCAAGAGGCCGTATGACAAGTTTGTCTCCTACGGCGAGTCGAAGACCGCGTGCTCGTTGTTTGCCGTTGAGCTCGATAAACGAGGACGAGAACACGGAGTGCGCGCTTTTGCTGTTCATCCCGGCGCCATCCTCTCGGGATTGACCCGACATTTGAGCAATGAGGAATTGGCTGCTTGGGGCGTAATACGGAACGAAGACGGCACCTATATGTCTTCCGGAGGCTTCAAAACCGCTGAGCAAGGCGCCGCGACATCCGTATGGTGCGCAGTCAGTCCGATGCTGAACGGAAAAGGAGGCGTCTATTGCGAGGACGTCGATATCGCGGAGGTCGTACCGCCAGAAAGCCCGCTGCAGCGCGGCGTCCGTCCGTGGGCCATCGATCCGGCGTCGGCCGAAAGGCTTTGGACGATTAGTGAGGATCTTCTGCACATTCCTCATGGACAATCAATTCCCCGGAGTCGTGATTGA